One region of Scophthalmus maximus strain ysfricsl-2021 chromosome 15, ASM2237912v1, whole genome shotgun sequence genomic DNA includes:
- the LOC118285859 gene encoding eukaryotic translation initiation factor 5A-1 encodes MDDHEFSTGSSGASKTFPMQCSSLRKNGYVMLKGNPCKIVDMSTSKTGKHGHAKVHLVGIDIFTQKKYEDICPSTHNMDVPRVNRLEYQVIGLLDGFLSLMNENGDTRDDLKVPDNELGKEIETKVEAGDDILVTVLSCLEHEHVIGLKMMNIK; translated from the exons ATGGATGATCATGAATTCTCCACCGGAAGCTCTGGGGCCTCCAAAACCTTCCCCATGCAGTGCTCCTCCCTGAGGAAGAACGGCTATGTCATGCTGAAAGGAAATCCCTGCAAGATCGTTGACATGTCTACCTCCAAGACTGGCAAGCATGGGCACGCTAAG GTTCACCTCGTTGGAATCGACATCTTTACTCAGAAGAAGTATGAAGATATCTGCCCATCTACCCATAACATGGATGTCCCACGTGTTAATAGGTTGGAATACCAG GTAATTGGTCTCTTAGACGGTTTCTTGTCCCTAATGAATGAAAATGGAGACACCAGAGATGATCTGAAAGTGCCAGATAATGAACTGGGCAAAGAAATTGAGACCAAGGTCGAGGCTGGAGACGACATTTTG gTCACTGTGTTGAGTTGTCTAGAGCATGAGCACGTAATTGGCCTTAAGatgatgaatataaaataa